The Neobacillus sp. OS1-2 genome includes a window with the following:
- a CDS encoding aspartyl-phosphate phosphatase Spo0E family protein, with protein MCKITRNEVIKLGAHFRGLMEEIEICRDKMIRLASETSINNQQVIETSKRLDHLLNQIVRK; from the coding sequence TTGTGCAAAATAACTAGGAATGAGGTGATCAAGCTGGGTGCTCATTTTCGCGGGTTAATGGAAGAGATAGAAATTTGCCGAGACAAAATGATTCGATTGGCATCAGAAACCTCTATAAACAATCAACAGGTAATTGAAACGAGTAAACGGTTAGATCATTTATTAAATCAAATAGTAAGAAAGTAA
- the sigW gene encoding RNA polymerase sigma factor SigW — protein MEAIVKKRIKQVIKGDQDAYGEIVEIYKNSVYQLCFRMLGNRHEAEDMAQEAFIRAFVNIRSFNQDLKFSTWLFRIATNLCIDRIRKKKPDYYLDAEVAGTEGLTMYSQIPSNTPLPESEVESLELHENVQKEILKLPEKYRSPIVLKYIEELSLNEISEILDLPLGTVKTRIHRGREALRQQLRYV, from the coding sequence ATGGAAGCTATTGTGAAAAAAAGAATAAAACAAGTCATCAAAGGAGATCAGGATGCCTATGGTGAAATCGTTGAAATATATAAAAACAGTGTCTATCAGCTTTGTTTTAGAATGCTTGGAAATCGACATGAAGCAGAGGACATGGCACAGGAGGCGTTTATTCGAGCCTTTGTGAATATCCGGTCGTTTAATCAGGATTTAAAATTCTCCACCTGGCTTTTTCGGATTGCCACCAATCTTTGTATTGATAGGATACGAAAAAAGAAGCCGGACTATTATTTAGATGCAGAAGTGGCAGGAACAGAAGGCTTAACGATGTATTCACAGATTCCGTCCAATACACCACTACCGGAGTCGGAGGTAGAAAGTTTAGAGCTTCATGAGAACGTACAGAAAGAAATCTTAAAGCTGCCGGAAAAATATCGATCCCCTATCGTTTTAAAATATATAGAAGAGTTATCCTTAAATGAAATAAGTGAAATTCTCGATTTGCCACTCGGAACGGTAAAAACGAGAATACACCGTGGCCGAGAAGCGTTAAGACAACAATTACGTTATGTGTGA
- the cdaA gene encoding diadenylate cyclase CdaA, with protein MQFADFTVWKYLASIVDIVLVWYVIYKLINVIRGTKAVQLLKGILVILLVRVVGEWLGLTTLSFMMQQAINWGFLAVIIIFQPELRRALEQLGRGRFFSSSRTQDDDNQEKTVEAIVKATDYMAKRRIGALISIERETGMSDYIETGIQLNSNISSELLINIFIPNTPLHDGAVIIQKSNVSAAACYLPLSESPFISKELGTRHRAALGISEVTDSVTVVVSEETGNISLTKNGELHRDIKLEELKEMLASEMVIQNKTKQATSARWNWRGKNNG; from the coding sequence ATGCAGTTTGCTGATTTCACTGTATGGAAGTATCTAGCTAGTATTGTTGATATTGTCCTCGTATGGTATGTCATTTACAAACTGATTAATGTGATAAGAGGAACGAAGGCTGTTCAGTTATTAAAAGGGATTCTCGTTATTCTTCTTGTCAGAGTAGTCGGTGAGTGGCTTGGCTTAACGACATTAAGCTTTATGATGCAGCAGGCCATAAATTGGGGATTTCTTGCCGTTATCATTATCTTTCAACCTGAGCTGAGAAGGGCACTTGAGCAATTAGGAAGAGGGCGTTTCTTCTCCAGCAGCAGAACACAGGATGATGATAACCAGGAAAAAACAGTCGAAGCGATTGTGAAGGCAACGGATTATATGGCAAAGCGCCGAATCGGGGCATTAATTTCAATTGAGCGTGAGACTGGTATGAGTGATTACATAGAAACGGGAATTCAGTTAAATTCTAATATTTCTTCAGAATTGCTCATTAATATCTTTATTCCAAATACACCGCTCCATGATGGTGCGGTCATTATTCAAAAAAGTAATGTTTCAGCTGCAGCATGTTATCTTCCCTTATCCGAGAGTCCATTTATTTCAAAGGAACTGGGAACGAGGCATCGCGCTGCATTAGGAATCAGTGAAGTGACTGACAGCGTGACAGTCGTCGTATCGGAGGAAACTGGTAATATCTCTTTAACAAAGAATGGCGAACTGCATCGCGATATTAAATTAGAGGAATTAAAAGAAATGCTCGCCAGTGAAATGGTTATACAAAACAAAACAAAACAGGCTACTTCAGCTCGTTGGAACTGGAGGGGGAAAAATAATGGATAA
- the glmS gene encoding glutamine--fructose-6-phosphate transaminase (isomerizing): protein MCGIVGYIGNNDSKEILLKGLEKLEYRGYDSAGIAVKNEKGIHVFKEKGRIADLRMIVDKDVMANIGIGHTRWATHGVPSQVNSHPHQSATGRFTLVHNGVIENYDLLKREYLTNVHFISETDTEVIVQLIELFVNEGLEVIEAFRKTLTLLHGSYAIALLDEQNGETIYVAKNKSPLLVGLGTDFNVVASDAMAMLQVTNQYVELMDKEIVLVTKDAVTIQNLNGDIISREPYTAELDASDIEKGTYPHYMLKEIDEQPLVMRKIIQTYQNEQGQLVIDPEIITAMNESDRVYIIAAGTSYHAGLVGKQFIESMAKLPVEVHISSEFVYNMPLLTKKPLFIFITQSGETADSRAVLVKVKEMGYRTLTITNVPGSTLSREADYTLLLHAGPEIAVASSKAYTAQLAVLAILAEVTAKSQGITVDFDLIHELGIIANAMEVLCDSKELFEHISREFLSVTRNAFFIGRGVDYYVCLEGALKLKEISYIQAEGFAGGELKHGTIALIEEGTPIIALATQESVNLSIRGNVKEVVARGANPCIISMKGLEMDEDSFVIPEVHELLTPLISVIPMQLIAYYAALHRDCDVDKPRNLAKSVTVE, encoded by the coding sequence ATGTGTGGAATTGTTGGTTATATAGGAAATAATGACTCTAAAGAAATTTTATTAAAAGGCTTAGAGAAGCTAGAATATAGAGGATATGACTCCGCTGGGATTGCTGTAAAAAATGAAAAGGGCATTCACGTTTTTAAAGAAAAAGGTCGAATTGCTGATTTGCGCATGATCGTTGATAAGGATGTAATGGCGAATATCGGAATTGGTCATACACGTTGGGCAACACACGGGGTGCCAAGCCAGGTGAATTCTCATCCACATCAAAGTGCAACCGGACGCTTTACCCTTGTTCATAATGGTGTAATTGAGAATTATGATCTTTTAAAGCGTGAATATTTAACAAATGTTCATTTTATAAGTGAAACAGATACAGAAGTCATTGTTCAATTGATTGAGTTGTTTGTAAACGAAGGTTTAGAAGTGATCGAAGCTTTCCGCAAAACATTGACACTTTTACACGGTTCATACGCGATTGCGCTATTAGATGAACAAAACGGTGAAACCATTTATGTGGCAAAAAATAAAAGTCCGCTGCTTGTTGGTTTAGGTACTGATTTTAACGTTGTTGCAAGTGACGCGATGGCGATGCTACAAGTAACAAACCAATACGTAGAACTAATGGACAAAGAAATCGTTCTTGTGACAAAGGATGCCGTGACGATTCAAAATTTAAATGGCGACATTATTAGCCGTGAGCCCTATACAGCAGAACTTGATGCAAGTGATATTGAAAAAGGCACATATCCACACTACATGTTAAAAGAGATTGATGAACAGCCGCTAGTGATGCGTAAGATCATTCAAACGTATCAAAATGAGCAAGGACAGTTAGTCATTGACCCTGAAATTATCACTGCTATGAATGAATCTGACCGTGTCTACATCATCGCAGCGGGGACCTCTTATCACGCAGGGCTTGTTGGAAAGCAATTTATTGAAAGTATGGCAAAACTTCCAGTAGAAGTTCATATTTCCAGTGAATTTGTTTATAATATGCCGCTTCTAACAAAGAAGCCGTTGTTTATCTTCATTACACAAAGTGGGGAAACAGCTGACAGCCGTGCGGTACTTGTGAAAGTGAAGGAAATGGGGTATCGTACGTTAACGATTACCAATGTTCCAGGATCAACTTTATCACGTGAAGCGGATTATACACTATTGCTTCATGCAGGTCCTGAAATAGCGGTTGCCTCTTCAAAAGCCTATACTGCACAGTTAGCCGTGTTAGCTATTTTAGCGGAAGTGACAGCGAAAAGCCAAGGAATCACCGTTGACTTTGACCTGATTCATGAACTAGGAATCATTGCCAACGCAATGGAAGTTCTTTGTGATTCTAAAGAGTTGTTCGAGCACATTTCTAGAGAATTTTTATCAGTCACTCGTAATGCCTTCTTCATTGGCCGTGGTGTTGACTACTATGTATGCTTAGAAGGTGCCTTGAAGCTGAAGGAAATTTCCTATATTCAAGCAGAGGGCTTTGCTGGTGGCGAATTAAAGCATGGTACCATCGCTTTAATTGAAGAAGGTACACCGATCATTGCTCTTGCTACTCAAGAAAGTGTCAACCTAAGTATTCGCGGAAACGTAAAAGAAGTCGTTGCCCGTGGAGCAAACCCATGCATCATTTCGATGAAGGGTCTTGAAATGGATGAAGATAGCTTTGTCATCCCAGAAGTACACGAATTATTAACACCGCTTATCTCTGTCATACCAATGCAATTAATTGCCTATTACGCAGCATTACACCGTGATTGTGACGTTGACAAACCACGTAACCTTGCTAAATCGGTGACGGTTGAGTAG
- the glmM gene encoding phosphoglucosamine mutase, with amino-acid sequence MGKYFGTDGVRGVANSELTPEMAFKLGRFGGYVLTKDKDRPKVLIGRDTRISGHMLEGALVAGLLSIGAEVMRVGVISTPGVAYLTKALGAQAGVMISASHNPVADNGIKFFGPDGFKLSDEQEEEIEALIDVAEDQLPRPTGADLGQVMDYFEGGQKYLQYLKNTVEEDFSGIHVALDCAHGATSSLASHLFADLDADLSTMGASPNGLNINAGVGSTHPEALAALVKEKGADVGLSFDGDGDRLIAIDENGTIVDGDQIMYICGKHMKEQGRLKHGTIVSTVMSNLGFYKALETHGIHSVPTAVGDRYVVEEMKKNGFNLGGEQSGHIIFLDYNTTGDGLLSGLQLVNIMKSTGKPLSELASEMKKYPQKLVNVRVTDKHHVTDNARVKEIIEQVEAEMAGNGRILVRPSGTEPLVRVMAEAATEELCATYVDRIVTVVKEEMELKE; translated from the coding sequence ATGGGAAAATATTTCGGTACCGATGGGGTACGCGGTGTTGCAAATAGCGAATTAACACCTGAGATGGCCTTTAAATTAGGCCGCTTTGGCGGTTATGTATTGACAAAGGACAAGGATCGTCCGAAGGTTTTGATTGGCCGTGATACACGTATTTCAGGCCATATGCTCGAGGGGGCCCTTGTTGCCGGTTTACTTTCAATTGGTGCAGAAGTCATGCGTGTAGGAGTCATCTCAACTCCAGGCGTTGCGTATTTGACAAAAGCATTAGGGGCACAAGCCGGTGTCATGATTTCCGCTTCCCATAATCCAGTGGCGGATAACGGAATTAAATTTTTCGGACCGGATGGTTTTAAGCTATCGGACGAACAAGAGGAAGAAATTGAAGCCTTAATTGATGTAGCCGAAGATCAATTGCCAAGGCCAACTGGAGCAGACCTTGGTCAAGTTATGGATTATTTTGAAGGTGGACAAAAGTATCTGCAATACTTAAAGAATACGGTGGAGGAAGACTTTTCCGGCATCCATGTGGCCTTAGATTGTGCTCACGGAGCAACATCGTCGTTAGCCAGTCATTTGTTTGCTGATTTAGATGCTGATTTGTCCACGATGGGTGCATCACCTAATGGGTTAAATATCAACGCAGGTGTTGGCTCTACACATCCGGAGGCACTTGCCGCTTTGGTGAAAGAAAAGGGTGCAGATGTCGGGCTTTCCTTTGATGGCGATGGCGACCGTTTAATTGCCATCGATGAAAACGGAACGATCGTTGATGGCGACCAAATCATGTACATTTGTGGTAAGCATATGAAAGAACAAGGGCGCTTAAAGCATGGAACGATTGTTTCAACCGTCATGAGTAATCTTGGTTTTTATAAAGCCCTTGAAACCCATGGCATTCATAGTGTACCAACTGCAGTGGGTGATCGCTATGTGGTAGAGGAAATGAAGAAGAATGGCTTTAATCTTGGCGGGGAACAATCAGGTCATATCATATTTTTAGACTATAATACCACTGGTGACGGATTACTATCAGGGCTGCAATTAGTCAATATTATGAAGTCAACTGGTAAACCTTTATCAGAGCTTGCCAGTGAAATGAAAAAGTACCCGCAAAAGCTTGTAAATGTAAGGGTAACAGATAAACATCATGTGACAGATAATGCCAGAGTAAAAGAGATTATTGAGCAAGTGGAAGCGGAAATGGCCGGGAACGGAAGAATCCTTGTCCGTCCATCCGGAACAGAACCGCTTGTCCGGGTCATGGCAGAAGCAGCTACAGAAGAATTATGTGCAACCTATGTGGATCGCATTGTCACAGTTGTAAAAGAAGAGATGGAATTAAAAGAATAA
- a CDS encoding CdaR family protein: protein MDKLMDNPWFIKILALLLAVLFYFSVAPTDKKFSDVNVPGKQTTETIKAMPVKVYYDVNNLVVTGIPRTADITIKGPVSHVQSAKTLKNFEVYVDLTNAKIGKQKVKLKVKDLSDKLKATLKPASVNVTVQEKITKEFKVEAEMNSGQIEDGYSAGSPIIEPKKVKVTGAKDVIDQITYVKATIDEKSKLSETTTKEARIQVLDKVLNKLNVIVEPETVKVTIPIKSNSKTVPINVVNKGTSPAGVTIESIELDEKEATIMGNEEVLKNTESVRVEVDLSKISENTTLTLPVIISNGITKVTPQTVKATVVVKKQEEKTVSGVPLKVRGLPDKYKAEITDPASQTINLVVNGPSSSVTGLRQEDFTVFIDLTGLVEGIHDVKIQVEGPSNINWKPDKSSAKITITNNA from the coding sequence ATGGATAAACTGATGGATAACCCGTGGTTTATAAAAATCCTTGCCTTGTTGTTAGCTGTCTTGTTTTACTTTTCTGTGGCTCCTACCGATAAAAAGTTCTCTGATGTCAATGTTCCAGGGAAGCAAACCACAGAGACAATCAAGGCGATGCCCGTAAAGGTTTACTACGATGTCAATAATTTAGTTGTAACCGGCATTCCCAGGACAGCGGATATCACGATCAAAGGTCCCGTTTCACATGTCCAATCTGCGAAGACATTAAAAAACTTTGAGGTCTATGTGGATTTAACGAATGCCAAGATTGGAAAGCAAAAGGTAAAGCTTAAAGTAAAGGATTTATCTGATAAGTTAAAGGCAACATTGAAACCAGCAAGTGTCAACGTAACGGTTCAAGAAAAGATTACAAAGGAATTTAAAGTAGAAGCCGAAATGAACTCGGGTCAAATTGAAGATGGGTATTCGGCTGGATCACCCATTATTGAACCCAAAAAAGTGAAGGTAACAGGTGCCAAAGATGTGATCGACCAGATTACCTATGTGAAGGCAACCATTGATGAAAAAAGTAAATTGTCAGAAACGACAACGAAAGAAGCCCGTATTCAAGTATTGGACAAAGTACTGAATAAGTTGAATGTGATCGTCGAGCCAGAGACCGTCAAGGTGACCATTCCTATTAAAAGTAACAGCAAAACGGTTCCCATTAATGTGGTGAATAAAGGAACATCTCCTGCAGGCGTCACGATTGAGTCGATTGAACTGGATGAAAAAGAAGCGACCATTATGGGAAATGAAGAGGTTTTGAAAAATACAGAAAGTGTCCGAGTGGAAGTGGATCTTAGTAAAATTTCCGAGAACACCACGCTGACCTTACCTGTCATCATCTCAAACGGGATTACAAAGGTAACCCCGCAAACGGTAAAGGCAACGGTAGTTGTCAAAAAGCAAGAAGAGAAAACTGTTTCAGGTGTCCCTTTGAAAGTCCGGGGGTTACCAGATAAATATAAAGCGGAGATTACTGACCCGGCAAGTCAAACCATTAATTTAGTCGTAAATGGTCCAAGCAGCTCAGTAACGGGATTAAGACAGGAAGACTTTACTGTGTTTATTGACTTGACGGGATTAGTAGAAGGAATCCATGATGTGAAAATCCAGGTGGAAGGCCCATCTAATATTAATTGGAAACCTGATAAATCATCAGCAAAAATCACGATAACGAATAATGCATAA
- the rsiW gene encoding anti-sigma-W factor RsiW: MCPEQIIELMHEYLDEEIVPEKEQILREHLQSCKECETIFNELKKTVAFVKSLSHMQAPADFTANVLARLPKEKKKVWMQRWFRNHPMLAAASVFILLMMGSIFSTWNQDREFSVSKQKNLVVKNNTVIVPKGETVKGDVVVRNGKLKIEGEIQGNVTVINGEKYLASAGHVTGQIEEVNEVFDWIWYHMKRTAQEVIDVFNQPETQ, encoded by the coding sequence ATGTGTCCAGAACAAATCATCGAACTAATGCATGAATATTTAGATGAAGAAATTGTACCTGAAAAGGAACAAATACTGAGGGAACACCTCCAGAGCTGTAAAGAATGTGAAACGATCTTTAATGAATTAAAAAAGACAGTTGCTTTTGTCAAAAGCCTTTCCCACATGCAGGCTCCCGCAGATTTCACAGCCAATGTTTTGGCGCGTTTGCCGAAAGAAAAGAAAAAGGTATGGATGCAGCGTTGGTTCCGAAATCATCCGATGCTTGCGGCTGCCTCGGTGTTCATCCTATTAATGATGGGAAGTATATTTTCCACCTGGAATCAAGACCGTGAGTTTTCGGTGTCAAAGCAAAAAAACTTAGTCGTGAAGAATAATACGGTTATCGTCCCAAAAGGTGAGACGGTCAAGGGTGATGTCGTCGTTCGTAATGGGAAATTGAAAATCGAAGGTGAAATCCAAGGGAATGTGACAGTAATCAATGGTGAAAAATATCTTGCTTCCGCTGGCCACGTAACAGGCCAAATTGAAGAAGTAAATGAAGTTTTTGACTGGATATGGTATCACATGAAACGGACAGCACAAGAAGTGATTGATGTCTTTAACCAGCCGGAAACCCAATAA